Below is a window of Dethiobacter alkaliphilus AHT 1 DNA.
ATTTTGGGCACCACCAACCGGGACAACCCCTTCCGATATCCGGTAGGTGAAAAGGACGGGCAGACCGTCTGGGGCGATGTTTCCGACAAAGCCATCGCCAACCTGGAAAAAATGGGGGTTGATGTGTTGGTGGCGGTGGGTGGAGACGGCAGCCTCTTTATCGGCAATGAACTTTATAAAAAGGGAGTTCCGGTGGTGGGTATACCCAAAACCATTGATAATGACCTGTCTGCCACCGACGTAACGTTTGGTTTTGATACCGCTTTAAATACCGCCACAGATGCCATTGATAAATTACATACAACTGCGGAATCCCACCACCGAGTGATGATTCTGGAAGTGATGGGCCGGGATGCGGGCTGGATTGCCCTGCACTCCGGAACTGCCGGCGGTGCCGATGTAATACTTATTCCCGAAATAGATTTCTCCTACGAAGCAATCTGCCAAAAAATCAGTGCGCGTCAGCAAAAAGGAAAGAAGTTCTCCATCATGGTGGTGGCTGAAGGCGCTAAGCTACCGGGTGGTGAACAAATTTATCAGGAAGAGCGCAAGGATAACCCGCATCTTAGCAAACTGGGCGGCGTGGGTAATGTCATCGGTGATGAAATCCAGCGACGCTGCGGGGTAGAAACCCGGGTAACGGTTCTTGGCCACCTGCAGCGCGGCGGCACCCCCACTCCATTTGATCGGATACTGGGAACCCGTTTCGGGGTAAAAGCAGCCGAGCTTGCCATGAACGGTGAGTTTGGACAGATGACCTGTCTCTGCAGCGGGGAGATACAATCGGTCCCCCTCTCTGATGCGGTTAAAGAACAAAAACTGATTCAAGCAGACAGTGAACTGGTCCGGGCAGCAAAATCTGTGGGTGTCTCATTTGGCGACTAGGGAGGAAATCTACCAATGTATAAAGCACTGACCATAGCAGGGTCCGACTCCGGTGGAGGCGCCGGGATTCAAACCGACCTAAAAACCTTTGCCGCTCTGGGCGTGTACGGTACCAGCGTTATCACCGCCCTGACCGCCCAAAACACCAAAGGGGTACACGGTATCCATCCTGTTCCCCCTGATTTTATTAATTGCCAGTTGGAAGCGGTGCTCTCCGATATTCCGGTCCATGCTGCCAAAACAGGTATGCTTGGCGATGCAAAAACCATAACGGCTGTGGCCGACAGTCTCAACAAACATCGTGTATCCAATCTGGTAGTAGACCCAGTGATGGTGGCCCAAAGCGGAGACCGGTTGCTGCAGGAGGATGCGGTGGACGCGCTAAGGGACAAGCTACTCCCTCACGCCCTTGTTGTCACCCCCAACCTGCCGGAAGCAGAAGTACTCCTGGGACGCCAAATCACCACGGTGGATGCCATGGTAGCCGCAGCCCGGGAAATACGTCTGATGGGGCCGCGTCACGTCCTGGTAAAAGGCGGACATCTGGAAGGCCAGGACATGGTGGATATATTTTTTGACGGCAGGACCATACATCATCTGTCGGAAAAGAAACTGGATACCCCACATACACACGGCACCGGCTGCACCTATGCCGCAGCCATTGCCGCCTGCCTGGCCAAAAACTTGTCACCATACGATGCCGTGACCCGGGCCAAACAGTTTATCACAGATGCCATCTCCCACGGAATCTGTGTGGGCGGAGGCTACGGCCCCACAAACCCCATGGGTGCCCTTTTGCGGGAATTGGAACTGAGCCGTGCCTCCCAGGCCCTGTATAAAGCGCTTGCCGCGCTGCAAAAAACGCCCGCCTGTGCCAACATACTGGCAGACGGACGCTCTAATATCTTTTACTCCCTGGAAGGG
It encodes the following:
- the thiD gene encoding bifunctional hydroxymethylpyrimidine kinase/phosphomethylpyrimidine kinase yields the protein MYKALTIAGSDSGGGAGIQTDLKTFAALGVYGTSVITALTAQNTKGVHGIHPVPPDFINCQLEAVLSDIPVHAAKTGMLGDAKTITAVADSLNKHRVSNLVVDPVMVAQSGDRLLQEDAVDALRDKLLPHALVVTPNLPEAEVLLGRQITTVDAMVAAAREIRLMGPRHVLVKGGHLEGQDMVDIFFDGRTIHHLSEKKLDTPHTHGTGCTYAAAIAACLAKNLSPYDAVTRAKQFITDAISHGICVGGGYGPTNPMGALLRELELSRASQALYKALAALQKTPACANILADGRSNIFYSLEGANSLEDIASFPTPLYRCHNTIAQAGDPVFAGGLYPEEMLLQAHQKDARIRGMINLRYTPEMALAASALNYKTVKLSGDFAKLSEIPEVLVIEPTEEQEGQIILFARTPQEAAQKTAGLARSFSGC
- a CDS encoding 6-phosphofructokinase; this translates as MSQKIKRLGILTGGGDCPGLNAVIRAVAKTALYRYEIEVVGIMDGYGGVIESRSMILEDHHVSGILHRGGTILGTTNRDNPFRYPVGEKDGQTVWGDVSDKAIANLEKMGVDVLVAVGGDGSLFIGNELYKKGVPVVGIPKTIDNDLSATDVTFGFDTALNTATDAIDKLHTTAESHHRVMILEVMGRDAGWIALHSGTAGGADVILIPEIDFSYEAICQKISARQQKGKKFSIMVVAEGAKLPGGEQIYQEERKDNPHLSKLGGVGNVIGDEIQRRCGVETRVTVLGHLQRGGTPTPFDRILGTRFGVKAAELAMNGEFGQMTCLCSGEIQSVPLSDAVKEQKLIQADSELVRAAKSVGVSFGD